The following coding sequences lie in one Candidatus Brocadia sp. genomic window:
- a CDS encoding cation:proton antiporter: protein MRTFNYSLIFGIIFISFYCHVVIGSPPLEKETSSFSQVSKPSSVVIKKEPGSFTIEEILSPKKYIMRYLETARKEYLPEKSPDQEHPQIIVEKEIPSTDAENVAYPAVSPAGDTTTPVTEEQSLIGEAKGTQTPAMNNASLQAVTGQKSPSPPSVVEEIGVHEDTLVAEDSQSKATEKEISADNLKTDVRSTPTMPGSATTFTAEQQFPAVDESLAQRYLEDNKPIPPLTGEEFLFPAFTEKKGYLEKYLRGEGHRPGASFSETPQETLEGSAPMAIATPEHQSETIAGRESLPVEARGTQTLVKEDKSHQTTDENRSTFTPAEESSYIAKEGSPDVLIKEAKEPEKGISSPEPAAETGKEAEDSKPAWDIWHHDPTHGVILAIAITLIAAKIAEWIARMLRLPAVVGNLIIGMLLGNIFTFTGWDFFHFLRTMPFLKMVSYFGTLLLLFTAGLHTDIRALLKVGASSFLVAIGGIIVPAWLGLIVGHFLLPDASTGTKLLIAILLCNTGMGLLMAVLGELKIINTPEGRILTGAAVITEIIVILTFGLISGFVVRGGTSVPHILVTIGIAISFLAIILVIILRYGEGFGNFLTKRVTEGLNIPIVVISALLLAFMSGSIGLHTVIGAFVAGLLLRNVKLNDSHYMEYGAIERIIRPYYTILVPILFVRVGAQVELESFLNLNAVLLGLAITGAAIIGKMFCSVCPIERRINRTIIGIGMAMKLEGTLILAGIGRDIGILDDVVFSSVIMVIVFTSVLCPSFLKASWVRQKKRLSEKFHVTVDEKTSEIYLRYK from the coding sequence ATGCGTACTTTCAATTATAGCCTGATCTTCGGAATCATCTTCATTTCCTTTTATTGCCATGTCGTAATTGGATCACCTCCATTAGAAAAAGAGACTTCATCGTTTTCTCAAGTTTCCAAACCATCTTCTGTTGTTATTAAAAAGGAACCTGGGTCTTTTACTATTGAGGAAATACTTTCTCCAAAGAAATACATAATGAGATATTTGGAGACTGCAAGGAAAGAATATCTCCCGGAAAAATCTCCAGATCAAGAACATCCGCAAATTATCGTGGAGAAAGAGATACCCTCAACCGACGCAGAAAATGTTGCCTACCCGGCTGTTTCCCCGGCGGGAGATACCACCACGCCTGTTACCGAAGAACAATCCCTCATCGGAGAGGCGAAGGGCACACAAACCCCGGCTATGAATAACGCATCTCTCCAGGCTGTTACAGGGCAGAAATCTCCTTCTCCTCCGTCTGTTGTGGAGGAAATAGGTGTCCATGAGGACACCCTAGTTGCCGAAGATTCCCAATCAAAGGCCACAGAGAAGGAAATATCTGCTGACAATCTAAAAACAGATGTCCGTTCAACACCAACTATGCCGGGTTCTGCGACCACGTTTACCGCTGAACAACAGTTTCCTGCAGTTGATGAAAGCCTGGCTCAAAGGTACCTGGAGGATAACAAGCCAATCCCGCCTTTGACCGGGGAAGAATTCTTATTTCCTGCCTTTACGGAGAAAAAGGGTTATCTGGAAAAATATCTGCGTGGCGAAGGCCACCGGCCGGGTGCCTCTTTTTCAGAGACCCCGCAAGAAACTTTAGAAGGAAGCGCACCAATGGCAATAGCCACACCTGAACATCAGAGTGAAACTATTGCTGGCAGGGAATCCCTGCCGGTAGAGGCAAGGGGAACTCAAACACTTGTAAAGGAAGATAAATCCCACCAGACTACAGATGAGAACAGATCGACTTTCACTCCTGCAGAGGAATCTTCATATATTGCGAAGGAAGGGAGTCCAGACGTATTGATTAAAGAGGCAAAAGAACCTGAAAAAGGAATATCCTCACCTGAGCCTGCAGCAGAGACAGGAAAAGAGGCAGAAGATTCAAAACCAGCCTGGGACATATGGCATCACGATCCAACTCACGGTGTGATCCTTGCCATTGCCATTACTCTTATTGCTGCCAAGATAGCAGAATGGATCGCCAGGATGTTGCGACTTCCTGCTGTAGTTGGAAATCTGATCATAGGGATGCTTTTGGGTAACATCTTTACCTTTACCGGATGGGATTTTTTCCATTTTCTCAGGACTATGCCGTTCTTAAAAATGGTTTCATACTTCGGAACGTTGCTACTTCTTTTCACAGCCGGTCTTCATACTGACATCAGGGCGTTATTGAAGGTGGGTGCTTCTTCCTTTCTGGTAGCCATCGGCGGTATTATTGTGCCTGCATGGCTTGGGCTTATCGTGGGCCATTTTCTGCTCCCTGATGCCTCTACCGGCACAAAACTTCTTATTGCCATTCTTCTTTGTAATACCGGTATGGGATTATTAATGGCAGTTCTGGGTGAGCTAAAGATAATAAATACCCCTGAGGGCAGGATTTTAACAGGCGCAGCCGTTATTACCGAAATTATCGTAATTCTAACCTTTGGCCTGATCAGTGGGTTTGTTGTTCGGGGCGGGACTTCTGTACCACACATATTGGTTACCATTGGTATAGCTATATCATTCCTTGCCATTATTTTGGTAATCATTCTGCGGTATGGTGAGGGATTCGGGAATTTTTTAACAAAAAGAGTAACAGAGGGTTTGAATATACCGATTGTGGTAATTTCTGCTCTTTTGCTAGCCTTTATGTCAGGGTCAATCGGACTCCATACGGTAATAGGAGCCTTTGTTGCAGGTTTATTACTCCGGAATGTAAAGTTAAATGATTCCCATTACATGGAATATGGCGCCATCGAACGGATAATACGACCGTATTACACGATCCTTGTGCCAATACTCTTTGTTCGGGTAGGGGCACAGGTTGAACTGGAAAGCTTTTTGAATCTGAATGCAGTCCTCCTCGGTCTTGCTATAACAGGCGCCGCCATTATTGGAAAGATGTTTTGTTCTGTTTGCCCGATTGAAAGGCGTATAAACCGCACAATCATAGGCATAGGGATGGCGATGAAACTGGAGGGGACCTTAATACTTGCCGGGATAGGCAGGGATATTGGGATATTGGACGATGTTGTATTTTCCTCGGTTATTATGGTAATTGTGTTTACGTCCGTTCTGTGTCCTTCTTTTTTGAAGGCATCATGGGTTAGACAAAAAAAACGT
- a CDS encoding cation:proton antiporter: protein MIVNESVFSLGISLIALFLAGFLGAKINQSLVAIFIVVGIILQNFFPVTIITEFIAKLGIIFMLFMFGLEFSVGSLINSKRKLFNTGMYDLLFNFPVGLVLGWFLGYGLIQSILLAGIIYVTSSVIVAKSIIDLRRSANPETEYILNVLLFEDMFIAVFLAFIIGIVNYGSMDTMGAFFVMLKTSAFFLFFIILARTSKKYIEKIIDIEHTELFVILILSIIVLSAGAASRIGLSEAIGAFLAGLLLSETKQKHRISDAIKPFQQFSTAIFFVAFGMSIDYKHLGSLVPIGIIIFIISSFSKIICGYFIGKKYDLNKRAGLRLGFSLVPRGEFSIILAGAITMNSHAYPLQSLTGVYVLLSAILGSIMMKESEWFIKWFLERKKVWEKIPKSGTN from the coding sequence ATGATCGTCAATGAAAGCGTATTCTCGCTGGGCATTTCCCTCATCGCCTTATTTTTAGCAGGCTTTTTAGGCGCCAAAATAAACCAATCCCTCGTTGCCATTTTTATCGTAGTCGGCATTATCCTTCAGAATTTTTTCCCTGTTACGATCATCACAGAATTTATCGCCAAACTAGGGATTATCTTTATGTTATTTATGTTCGGCCTTGAATTCTCAGTCGGGAGTTTGATTAATAGTAAAAGAAAATTATTCAATACAGGAATGTATGACTTGTTGTTTAATTTCCCGGTTGGTCTGGTTTTAGGCTGGTTTTTGGGATATGGTTTAATACAGTCAATCTTACTTGCAGGGATTATTTACGTGACCAGTTCAGTAATTGTGGCCAAATCTATCATTGATTTGAGACGTTCGGCAAATCCGGAAACCGAATATATTCTTAACGTCCTTCTTTTCGAGGACATGTTTATTGCCGTGTTCCTTGCATTTATTATTGGCATTGTTAATTACGGTTCCATGGATACAATGGGCGCCTTCTTCGTTATGCTAAAGACCTCGGCATTTTTTCTGTTTTTTATCATACTTGCCAGAACTTCAAAGAAATACATCGAAAAGATCATTGATATTGAACACACAGAATTATTCGTGATATTGATTCTTTCAATTATCGTACTTTCAGCAGGCGCAGCATCCAGAATAGGACTTTCTGAGGCGATTGGTGCATTTCTAGCAGGACTTTTATTGTCAGAAACAAAACAAAAACACAGGATTTCAGATGCAATTAAACCCTTTCAACAATTTTCCACAGCAATCTTCTTTGTTGCATTCGGAATGTCGATAGATTATAAGCATTTAGGAAGTCTTGTCCCCATAGGGATAATCATATTTATTATCTCTTCTTTCAGTAAGATTATTTGCGGTTATTTCATTGGAAAAAAATACGATTTGAACAAAAGAGCTGGGCTAAGACTTGGATTTAGTCTTGTTCCAAGAGGAGAGTTTTCCATTATCCTGGCAGGGGCCATTACTATGAATTCCCATGCTTACCCGTTGCAGTCACTTACCGGGGTCTATGTATTGCTCAGCGCAATTCTTGGCAGCATCATGATGAAAGAATCGGAATGGTTTATAAAGTGGTTTCTTGAAAGAAAAAAGGTATGGGAAAAAATTCCGAAATCAGGAACCAATTAA